The following coding sequences lie in one Arachis ipaensis cultivar K30076 chromosome B05, Araip1.1, whole genome shotgun sequence genomic window:
- the LOC107639993 gene encoding uncharacterized protein LOC107639993 has product MTNALTSKNKIEFIDGTILKSEKTDSNFKAWQRCNTYVVAWINLFLSPEIYQSVLWNNISYELWNDLKHHYYQGDRFRVAELNEEIYALKQGDLSVTAYFAKLKNLCEEIDDFRSIPGCNCVKCECGLGIVRQHREEDRVTKFLRGLGEQYSTVKSQVMLMDNLPSVNRILSMITQQERQLFNFDNALDAKILAASSQPDNKGYIVDNCYKKHGYPPNFKPRFEKKSPVLNCITAADNPEDENDDFSVSQLVRGEPTINEFTPE; this is encoded by the exons ATGACTAATGCTCTTACatccaaaaataaaattgaatttattgatGGCACTATCCTGAAATCTGAGAAAACTGATTCTAATTTCAAGGCATGGCAACGATGCAATACCTATGTAGTTGCTTGGATTAATCTTTTCCTTAGTCCAGAAATCTATCAGAGTGTTCTTTGGAACAACATAAGTTACGAATTATGGAATGACCTTAAGCATCACTACTATCAGGGTGATAGGTTTCGAGTAGCTGAATTGAATGAGGAGATTTATGCATTAAAACAAGGAGATTTGTCTGTTACAGCTTATTTTGCCAAACTGAAAAATCTCTGTGAAGAGATTGATGATTTTAGAAGTATACCTGGTTGCAATTGTGTTAAATGTGAATGTGGCTTAGGCATTGTTAGGCAACACAGGGAAGAGGACAGAGTCACCAAATTTTTGCGTGGTCTTGGAGAGCAATATTCCACTGTTAAGTCACAGGTTATGTTAATGGATAATTTGCCTAGTGTGAATAGAATTCTGTCAATGATCACTCAGCAAGAAAGGCAGCTGTTCAACTTTGATAATGCTTTAGATGCTAAGATTCTGGCAGCCTCTTCTCAGCCTGACAACAAAG GATACATTGTGGATAACTGCTATAAGAAGCATGGTTATCCACCTAACTTCAAACCCCGGTTTGAGAAAAAGTCTCCTGTCCTCAATTGTATAACTGCAGCAGACAATCCTGAAGATGAAAATGATGACTTCAGTGTTTCACAATTGGTTAGAGGTGAACCAACCATTAATGAATTCACTCCAGAGTAA
- the LOC107642572 gene encoding thaumatin-like protein 1b → MAASIHQHAATAPISAFFILFLFQFLTGSYSATFTIVNKCSYTVWPGILSGAGTAPLSTTGFALQPGESNAIAVPAAWSGRLWGRTLCTQNTTTGKFTCVTGDCGSSTMECSGGGAAPPATLAEFTLNGAGGLDFFDVSLVDGYNLPMIIEPQGGSGGGNCSATGCVVDLNSACPTELKVMSSSSGGEESVACKSACEAFGDPEYCCSGAFGSPDTCKPSSYSQFFKSACPRAYSYAYDDGTSTFTCASSDYLITFCPSPSTSSIKSGNGKYPVAVQVSGSHRVDNNDVVLNMIIAISVLVGFWRFWQLN, encoded by the exons ATGGCCGCTTCAATTCATCAACATGCTGCTACGGCCCCTATTTCTGctttcttcattctattcttatTCCAATTCCTAACAG GTTCGTATTCAGCAACATTCACAATAGTAAACAAGTGCAGTTACACTGTTTGGCCAGGCATTTTATCCGGCGCCGGAACTGCTCCTCTCTCAACCACCGGCTTCGCCCTCCAGCCTGGAGAGTCCAACGCCATCGCCGTCCCCGCTGCCTGGTCCGGTCGTCTCTGGGGCCGCACCCTCTGCACTCAAAACACCACCACCGGAAAATTCACCTGCGTCACCGGCGACTGCGGCTCCTCCACCATGGAATGCTCCGGCGGCGGAGCGGCCCCTCCCGCCACCCTGGCGGAGTTCACACTGAACGGCGCCGGCGGGCTGGACTTCTTCGACGTGAGTCTCGTGGACGGGTACAATCTGCCGATGATAATCGAGCCTCAGGGCGGGAGCGGCGGCGGAAACTGCTCGGCGACGGGGTGCGTGGTGGACTTGAACAGTGCATGTCCGACGGAACTGAAGGTGATGAGTAGCAGTAGCGGCGGTGAGGAGAGCGTGGCGTGTAAAAGCGCGTGTGAAGCATTTGGGGATCCTGAATATTGTTGCAGCGGAGCATTCGGTAGCCCTGACACATGCAAGCCAAGCTCGTACTCGCAGTTCTTCAAGAGCGCGTGCCCACGCGCCTATAGCTACGCCTACGATGACGGCACAAGCACCTTCACATGTGCCTCTTCTGATTACCTTATCACTTTCTGTCCTTCCCCCTCCACTAG TTCGATCAAATCGGGGAATGGAAAATATCCCGTGGCGGTGCAAGTGTCGGGATCTCATCGTGTGGACAACAACGACGTCGTACTCAACATGATTATTGCCATCTCTGTCTTGGTTGGGTTTTGGCGTTTCTGGCAACTCAATTAG
- the LOC107642573 gene encoding LOW QUALITY PROTEIN: cold shock domain-containing protein 3 (The sequence of the model RefSeq protein was modified relative to this genomic sequence to represent the inferred CDS: inserted 2 bases in 1 codon), translating into MAEERYSGVVQWFSNSKGFGFIKPDQGGDDLFVHHSSIQSDGSFRTLVDGDRVEFSIADNSDKPKALDVTGPNGAPLRSAPDSARAGNDNRRSAGAGGGGGGGACYQCGDFGHLARDCSRAGNGGGGGGGGXHARHMARDCSGGGGGGNGGGCFKCGEFGHMARDCSGGGGNGGGGCYRCGEVGHLARDCNREGGSGAGGNGGKSTCFNCGKPGHFARECVEASG; encoded by the exons ATGGCTGAAGAGAGGTACAGCGGCGTCGTTCAGTGGTTCAGCAACTCCAAGGGCTTCGGCTTCATCAAGCCCGACCAAGGCGGTGACGACCTCTTCGTCCACCACTCCTCCATCCAATCCGACGGCTCTTTCCGAACCCTAGTTGATGGCGATCGCGTCGAGTTCTCCATTGCTGACAACAGCGACAAGCCCAAGGCTCTTGACGTCACTGGCCCCAACGGCGCCCCTCTGCGCTCCGCTCCCGACTCTGCTCGCGCCGGTAACGATAACAGACGCAGCGCTGGTGCTGGAGGAGGAGGAGGCGGCGGAGCCTGTTACCAGTGTGGTGATTTCGGTCATCTTGCTAGGGATTGCAGCCGTGCTGGCAATGGCGGTGGTGGCGGCGGCGGCGG GCATGCTAGGCACATGGCGAGGGACTGCAGTGGAGGTGGCGGCGGCGGTAATGGTGGTGGTTGCTTTAAGTGCGGTGAGTTTGGGCACATGGCGAGGGACTGCAGTGGAGGTGGCGGTAACGGTGGTGGTGGTTGCTATAGGTGTGGTGAGGTTGGTCACTTGGCTAGGGATTGCAACAGAGAAGGTGGTTCCGGTGCTGGTGGAAACGGTGGAAAGAGCACGTGCTTCAATTGTGGGAAACCTGGGCATTTTGCTAGGGAGTGCGTTGAGGCCTCtggttaa
- the LOC107642574 gene encoding ferredoxin--NADP reductase, leaf isozyme, chloroplastic encodes MATAVTAAVSFPSTKSTSIPTTTTSIASPHRLLFKKVTLQYRDVCISGRVVPIRAQVTTEAPAKVEKISKKQEEGVVVNKFKPKEPYIGRCLLNTKITGDDAPGETWHMVFSTEGEVPYREGQSIGVIPDGIDKNGKPHKLRLYSIASSALGDFGDSKTVSLCVKRLVYTNENGELVKGVCSNFLCDLKPGAEVKITGPVGKEMLMPKDPNATIIMLATGTGIAPFRSFLWKMFFEKHDDYKFNGLAWLFLGVPTSSSLLYKEEFEKMKEKNPEKFRLDFAVSREQTNEKGEKMYIQTRMAQYAEELWELLKKDNTFVYMCGLKGMEKGIDDIMVSLAARDGIDWTEYKRQLKKAEQWNVEVY; translated from the exons ATGGCTACTGCAGTAACTGCTGCAGTCTCATTTCCATCCACTAAATCCACCTCTATTCCAACCACAACAACCTCTATTGCTTCCCCACATAGACTCCTCTTCAAAAAG GTTACATTGCAGTATAGAGATGTTTGTATCAGTGGAAGAGTGGTTCCCATCAGAGCTCAGGTCACAACTGAGGCACCTGCTAAGGTTGAAAAGATTTCCAAGAAGCAGGAAGAAGGTGTTGTTGtgaacaagttcaaacccaaggaGCCATACATTGGAAGATGCTTGCTCAACACTAAGATCACTGGGGATGATGCACCTGGTGAAACTTGGCACATGGTCTTCAGCACAGAGG GAGAGGTTCCTTACAGAGAAGGACAATCAATTGGGGTGATTCCAGATGGCATTGACAAGAATGGAAAGCCTCACAAGCTCAGATTGTATTCTATTGCTAGCAGTGCTCTTGGTGATTTTGGAGACTCAAAAACT GTTTCTCTATGTGTGAAACGTCTTGTATATACAAACGAAAATGGAGAACTTGTCAAGGGAGTCTGCTCAAATTTCCTAT GTGACTTGAAACCAGGAGCTGAAGTAAAGATTACTGGACCTGTGGGGAAAGAAATGCTTATGCCAAAAGATCCCAATGCTACTATCATCATG TTGGCAACTGGAACTGGAATTGCCCCATTCCGTTCGTTTTTATGGAAAATGTTCTTCGAGAAGCACGATGATTATAAG TTCAATGGTTTGGCATGGCTCTTCTTGGGTGTCCCTACAAGCAGCTCACTGCTATACAAGGAG GAATTTGAGAAGATGAAGGAGAAAAACCCTGAGAAATTCAGGCTTGACTTTGCAGTGAGCAGAGAGCAAACAAACGAGAAGGGAGAGAAGATGTACATCCAAACCAGAATGGCTCAATATGCAGAAGAGCTTTGGGAGTTACTTAAGAAAGACAACACTTTTGTATACATGTGTGGACTCAAAGGCATGGAAAAAGGAATTGATGACATCATGGTTTCACTTGCTGCCAGAGATG GCATTGATTGGACTGAATACAAGAGGCAATTGAAGAAGGCAGAGCAATGGAATGTGGAAGTCTACTAA